The proteins below come from a single Xenopus tropicalis strain Nigerian chromosome 9, UCB_Xtro_10.0, whole genome shotgun sequence genomic window:
- the LOC101732741 gene encoding gastrula zinc finger protein XlCGF26.1-like produces MDSASSPGETGSLRQSAENESETAAHLEDDPEILKIKVEEEDPDYESHPDAMGGSAAAATDEQIKVEKEDSEPQSHVTDTESNSEPEILKIKIEEADLKDDWGLNAVNGEQFKVRTEGGSSVRHKGNSPCRKPSWLACMKCGKSFTALIDFHTHPCAGRRWNSTATHRGAQLLVGDPCQTPQLFHTGEEPFTEAQNGIIHPGEKPFTCRECGKSFSHRSSLYKHQKVHTGERFSCTECLKSFTIKSDLLRHHKVHTGEKAFICTECGKGFFQKNQLLRHHKSHTGERPFMCTKCGKCFTFKSTLQCHLKVHTGEKPFTCTECDKRFAQKHDLYTHRTVHTEEKPFTCGECGKGFSLKNQLRRHQKVHTGVKPYTCTECGKSFSLKSKLRRHQKIHTGEKPFMCMECGRRFSHKHDYYIHQKVHTGERPFTCTECGKRFGLKSTLHRHEKVHTGDKPYLCTECGKHFTLKSSLSRHQKLHIAGGKPLASTGKQSV; encoded by the coding sequence ATGGATTCCGCCTCCTCTCCGGGTGAGACAGGAAGCCTGAGGCAGAGCGCAGAGAATGAGAGCGAGACAGCAGCGCATCTCGAGGATGATCCTGAAATATTGAAGATAAAGGTAGAGGAGGAGGATCCAGACTATGAATCCCACCCAGATGCGATGGGAGGCTCAGCGGCTGCAGCGACTGATGAGCAAATAAAAGTGGAGAAAGAAGATTCCGAGCCCCAGAGTCACGTGACAGACACAGAGAGTAACTCCGAGCCAGAGATATTAAAGATAAAGATTGAGGAAGCGGATTTGAAGGATGATTGGGGTCTGAATGCAGTAAATGGGGAGCAGTTCAAAGTCCGGACTGAGGGGGGCAGTAGCGTAAGGCACAAGGGTAACTCTCCCTGCAGGAAGCCCTCTTGGTTGGCCTGTATGAAATGTGGCAAAAGTTTCACTGCCCTAATTGATTTCCACACTCACCCCTGCGCTGGGCGTAGGTGGAACAGTACAGCCACACACAGAGGGGCACAGTTACTGGTCGGTGATCCCTGTCAGACGCCGCAGCTTTTCCACACAGGGGAGGAGCCATTCACAGAGGCACAAAATGGGATAATCCAccctggggagaaaccattcacctgcaggGAGTGTGGCAAGAGCTTTTCCCACAGGAGCAGCCTCTACAAACACCAAAAGGTACATACGGGGGAGCGATTCTCCTGTACGGAATGTTTGAAAAGCTTCACCATAAAGAGCGACCTCCTGCGGCACCACAAAGTCCACACCGGGGAGAAAGCGTTTATCTGCACCGAATGCGGGAAAGGGTTTTTCCAAAAGAACCAACTGCTCCGACACCACAAGTCTCACACGGGGGAGCGACCGTTCATGTGCACAAAGTGCGGCAAATGCTTTACGTTCAAGAGCACGCTGCAGTGCCACCTCAAGGtgcacaccggggagaaaccgttCACCTGCACCGAATGCGACAAGAGGTTTGCGCAAAAGCACGACCTCTACACCCACCGAACCGTTCACACAGAGGAGAAACCCTTCACCTGCGGCGAGTGTGGGAAAGGATTCAGTCTAAAAAATCAACTCCGTCGGCACCAGAAGGTTCACACCGGGGTGAAACCATATACCTGCACCGAATGCGGCAAAAGCTTCTCCCTCAAAAGCAAACTGCGCCGGCACCAGAagatccacacgggggagaaaccattcatgtgcatgGAGTGCGGCAGGAGGTTCTCCCACAAGCACGACTACTACATCCACCAGAAAGTGCACACTGGGGAGAGACCGTTTACCTGCACCGAGTGCGGCAAAAGATTCGGCCTAAAAAGCACCCTGCACCGGCACGAGAAGGTTCACACCGGGGACAAACCGTATTTATGTACAGAATGCGGCAAACATTTCACTCTAAAGAGCTCCCTCAGCCGGCACCAGAAGCTGCATATAGCGGGGGGCAAACCACTGGCCTCCACTGGGAAACAGTCTGTGTGA